In Mustela nigripes isolate SB6536 chromosome 10, MUSNIG.SB6536, whole genome shotgun sequence, one DNA window encodes the following:
- the LOC132026259 gene encoding T-cell surface glycoprotein CD1a-like, with amino-acid sequence MLFLQLVLLVVLLPGGDSEDDLWLPISIRMILTSSFYNHSWTQNQGSAWLDELQTHGCNSKTGAFIFLYPWSKGNFSNKELKEQERSLRIFFTGFPPIFHNHVSQWQLEYPFQVQVVKGCELNFGKALECYLRIAYQGLDLVKFQNMTWQPSPEGGSRAQEICKLFNQYHVVNKIIHIHINDILPRFFLGLLDAGKAYLQRQVRPEAWLSTGPSPGPGHLLLVCRVSGFYPKPVWVMWMRGEQEQQGTQRGDVLPHADGTWYLQVSLDVKSREVAGLYCRVRHSSLGGQDIVLYWEQPHSMGLVVLAVTASLVLLAGLALWLWKRW; translated from the exons ACTTGTGGTTGCCAATCTCTATCCGAATGATCCTGACTTCATCCTTTTACAACCACTCCTGGACACAAAATCAAGGCTCAGCTTGGCTGGATGAACTGCAGACCCATGGCTGCAACAGCAAAACCGGGGCTTTCATTTTCCTGTATCCTTGGTCCAAGGGCAACTTCAGCAACAAGGAGCTCAAGGAACAGGAAAGGTCCTTGCGGATATTCTTCACTGGGTTTCCTCCAATATTTCATAACCATGTCAGCCAATGGCAGCTTGAAT ATCCCTTTCAGGTACAGGTAGTCAAAGGCTGTGAGCTGAACTTTGGGAAAGCATTAGAGTGCTACCTGAGGATTGCTTATCAAGGATTGGATCTTGTGAAATTCCAGAACATGACATGGCAGCCATCTCCAGAGGGAGGAAGTAGGGCTCAAGAGATCTGCAAACTATTCAATCAGTACCATGTGGttaataaaattatacacattCACATCAACGACATCCTCCCTCGTTTCTTCTTGGGACTTCTTGATGCAGGGAAAGCATATCTCCAGCGACAAG TGAGACCAGAGGCCTGGCTGTCCACTGGCCCCAGTCCCGGTCCTGGCCATCTCCTGCTGGTGTGCCGCGTCTCTGGGTTCTACCCAAAGCCTGTGTGGGTGATGTGGATGCGGGGtgagcaggagcagcagggcaCCCAGCGAGGCGACGTTCTGCCCCATGCTGATGGGACGTGGTATCTTCAGGTGTCCTTGGATGTGAAATCCAGGGAGGTGGCTGGTCTGTACTGCCGGGTGAGACACAGCAGTCTAGGAGGCCAGGACATCGTTCTCTACTGGG AGCAGCCCCACTCCATGGGCTTGGTCGTCCTGGCAGTGACAGCATCCCTGGTACTTCTGGCAGGTCTGGCTTTGTGGCTCTGGAAGCGCTGGTAA